A single genomic interval of Xiphophorus couchianus chromosome 2, X_couchianus-1.0, whole genome shotgun sequence harbors:
- the LOC114152208 gene encoding WD repeat-containing protein 78-like produces MKEGDRRQSVLLSSTSGINRSKELKNNQQIRRKRRFSGFVFQQKDPSLQHSGKGIRVFDSQGRDVTPLPLVAVADDPESKHQKPSLEEVLFKTGSLVFKSSTPSDMVSSRMLGSSFASLPVESGFLSRSSITDYSFPLHNADAAAAYGEFPLKPGRSGEPVAQAFDIILSETDTFSLLDLSPTLISEDAEDADAVNQRNRVYAEFCSGKMGSDNYLERSSQALVGESKCKYTQTKKNSSVNKGTIATIWDIYDSFSMPNDFREIRETEQVDYLMSTRKEQDSSEGSMSGHSGSDVSSEAELDADLFVVKTEPDLEKILLSEAFMNSALVMERVIVLNIFQPQLAAFRGLRVLKDPDSEVRPGSEEHIREKKDKYLTPTLEPLWTFVSPLTRGHSITSMAWNKKNPDILAVGYGSWSSVNPQPGLICCWSLKNLMWSERVFPCHNSVTCLEFSSSNPSHLAVGMYDGSVAIYNVQVGDHTACIADSRDCAKRHMQPVWQVTWTKQQLQLSGEEREEVLVSVTGDGRITKWLILHNGFNCVDLMILKRSQGRKQSIGGGQSKTENVLLPQTTVLCIDFHPDDTGIYVIGTWDGGLHKCSLSNSDHFLDTYCKHPSPVTHIEWSPLYSDVFLSSSSDGTIQLWKLDTLNPKMSFTSVQSIVDSVKWSPNSCTVFAAIYRQHVEVWDLSRSIMLPTVVHHAEPGLTLSSLLFAKGSDSVLVGDSRGEVTVYKLKNFRVGKGKKVLNLDDVMASVAGYVD; encoded by the exons ATGAAGGAAGGAGATAGAAGGCAATCTGTACTGCTTAGTTC CACATCTGGAATAAATAGATCCAAAGAGTTAAAAAACAACCAGCAAATAAGGCGAAAAAGGAGGTTTTCAGGTTTTGTATTCCAGCAGAAAGATCCCTCTCTTCAACACAGCGGCAAAGGAATTCGG GTGTTTGATTCTCAAGGGAGAGATGTTACTCCTCTGCCCCTGGTTGCCGTCGCTGACGACCCGGAGTCCAAACATCAAAAACCATCTCTGGAGGAAGTCCTTTTCAAAACCGGATCATTGGTTTTCAAGTCCTCTACACCCTCTGATATGGTTTCGTCCAG GATGCTTGGCAGCTCATTTGCCAGCTTGCCCGTGGAATCTGGGTTTCTCTCAAGAAGCAGCATAACCGACTACAGTTTTCCTCTGCACAAcgctgatgctgctgctgcttatgGCG AATTCCCACTGAAGCCTGGCAGGTCAGGCGAGCCTGTGGCTCAGGCATTCGACATCATCCTCAGCGAGACGGACACCTTCTCGCTGCTGGACCTGTCCCCCACCCTCATCTCGGAAGATGCTGAGGACGCAGACGCGGTGAA CCAGAGAAACCGCGTCTACGCCGAGTTTTGCAGTGGTAAAATGGGCAGTGATAACTATCTAGAGCGATCATCTCAGGCACTTGTTGGGGAGTCTAAATGCAAATACACCCAGACCAAAAAGAACAGCAGTGTCAACAAGG GCACAATCGCTACTATCTGGGACATATATGATTCATTCTCTATGCCGAATGACTTTAGGGAAATCCGGGAAACTGAGCAGGTGGATTATCTCATGAGCACCAGGAAAGAGCAAGACAGTTCAGAAGGAAGCATGAGTGGGCACTCAG GCAGTGACGTCAGCTCGGAGGCAGAGCTGGACGCAGATCTGTTCGTGGTAAAAACTGAGCCAGACTTAGAAAAGATCCTGTTGTCGGAAGCTTTCATGAACAGCGCGTTGGTAATGGAGAGGGTGATAGTGCTGAACATTTTTCAGCCTCAGCTGGCTGCCTTCAGAGGGCTGCGTGTCCTGAAAG ACCCGGACAGCGAGGTCAGGCCTGGCTCTGAGGAACACATTAGAGAGAAGAAAGACAAGTATTTAACGCCAACGTTGGAGCCTCTCTGGACCTTCGTCAGCCCCCTGACCAGAGGACACAGCATCACCAGCATGGCATGGAACAAAAAGAATCCA GACATCCTGGCAGTAGGCTACGGAAGCTGGTCCTCAGTCAACCCACAACCAGGTCTCATTTGCTGCTGGTCTCTAAAAAACCTTATg TGGTCGGAGCGAGTGTTTCCCTGCCATAACAGTGTGACGTGCCTGGAGTTCTCTTCCAGCAACCCCAGCCATCTGGCCGTGGGGATGTACGACGGCTCCGTCGCCATCTACAACGTTCAGGTCGGAGACCACACGGCGTGCATCGCCGACAGCCG TGACTGTGCTAAGAGGCACATGCAACCGGTGTGGCAGGTCACCTGGACCAAACAACAGCTGCAGCTATCGGGGGAAGAACGAGAAGAAGTTCTAGTGTCCGTAACAGGAGATGGCAGGATCACCAAGTGGCTCATCCTGCACAATGGTTTCAACTGCGTAG ACCTGATGATCTTGAAAAGGAGTCAAGGTCGTAAACAGAGCATCGGAGGAGGCCAGTCGaagactgaaaatgtgctgcTACCACAGACTACTGttctttgcattgacttccatccAGAC GACACTGGGATCTATGTGATCGGAACGTGGGACGGCGGCTTGCACAAGTGCTCTCTGTCCAACAGTGATCATTTTCTGGACACATACTGTAAACACCCT TCCCCAGTGACGCATATCGAGTGGTCGCCTCTTTATTCAGACGTGTTCCTGAGCAGCTCTTCAGACGGGACGATTCAGCTGTGGAAGCTGGACACGCTGAACCCCAAAATGAGCTTCACGTCAGTGCAGAGCATAGTGGACAGCGTCAAGTGGTCCCCAAACTCCTGCACGGTGTTTGCAGCCATCTACAGGCAGCATGTGGAGGTCTGGGACCTCAGCAGAAGCAT CATGCTGCCCACTGTGGTGCACCACGCCGAGCCCGGCTTGACGCTGTCGTCCTTACTGTTTGCCAAAGGCTCAGACAGCGTTTTGGTTGGGGACAGTCGGGGTGAGGTGACTGTGTACAAGCTGAAAAACTTCAGAGTCGGGAAAGGAAAAAAG GTGTTAAATCTGGATGACGTCATGGCGTCTGTCGCCGGGTACGTTGACTGA
- the LOC114158932 gene encoding uncharacterized protein LOC114158932 yields MELSKNKQTDPSVLDNLERNTETSFEQVKMTGVFEKENTVQIEVVGEEKISVLDLMKNIRFLCGGLLACRVLSDKKFEITLSNEKAKKRLLDGFKMGSSTIHAKELINDELVVSFLTLPAYITDEEILSKLHTWGVKAMSEIKRRVWPGTKIADGTRFVKVKFTETVQSLPYSARFNTALGPEYFRVIHDRQVKVCRICLQPGHIVRDCPDFCCHFCGVQGHYVRECSEKKQEKKCQICHNQIVKCICNLSESDVQDQGLTADFKEADTQSGEESEMEGEVEENEQVEGGEEELSECMPSAVAGAPDAEVSGALAMGEVSKNGKNTVEEEREVVAAPLPPVTEGNSQLLSPTHLSSFQTPLSALPRTLKIMDYVESDPDLDLTKIIQTRKRLASLATKPKRKAKK; encoded by the coding sequence aTGGAGTTGTCAAAGAACAAGCAGACAGATCCCTCGGTTTTGGACAATTTGGAAAGGAACACGGAAACGAGCTTCGAACAAGTGAAAATGACTGGagtatttgaaaaagaaaacacggTCCAGATTGAAGTTGTGGGAGAAGAAAAGATTTCAGTGCTagatttgatgaaaaatatacGCTTTCTGTGTGGAGGTTTATTAGCATGTCGAGTATTATCGgacaagaaatttgaaatcACATTAAgcaatgaaaaagcaaaaaagagacTTTTGGACGGATTCAAGATGGGATCATCTACAATACATGCCAAAGAACTTATAAATGATGAACTGGTGGTCTCCTTCTTAACGTTACCAGCTTACATCACAGACGAGGAGATTTTAAGTAAGTTACATACTTGGGGAGTTAAAGCAATGTCAGAAATCAAGCGTCGGGTGTGGCCAGGAACGAAGATTGCCGATGGAACACGGTTtgtaaaagtcaaatttactgAAACTGTACAGTCTCTGCCTTATTCTGCCAGATTTAACACAGCTCTTGGTCCAGAATATTTTAGAGTTATTCATGATAGACAGGTTAAAGTTTGCAGGATATGTTTACAACCGGGCCACATTGTCAGGGACTGTCCTGATTTTTGCTGTCATTTCTGCGGAGTCCAGGGGCATTATGTGAGAGAATGCTCggaaaagaaacaggaaaagaaatgtcaaatCTGCCACAATCAAATAGTTAAATGCATTTGCAACTTAAGTGAATCTGATGTTCAAGACCAGGGTCTGACAGCGGACTTCAAAGAAGCCGATACGCAGAGCGGAGAGGAAAGCGAAATGGAAGGGGAAGTGGAAGAGAATGAGCAGGTGGAGGGAGGTGAGGAAGAGCTAAGCGAGTGCATGCCAAGTGCTGTGGCCGGAGCGCCGGACGCGGAGGTGTCCGGTGCGCTGGCTATGGGCGAAGTATCCAAAAACGGTAAAAACACAGTCGAAGAGGAGCGGGAAGTAGTCGCTGCGCCTCTTCCCCCTGTAACCGAAGGAAACTCGCAGCTTCTATCGCCGACCCATCTGTCGTCTTTTCAGACCCCGCTGAGCGCTTTGCCGCGGACGCTCAAAATAATGGACTATGTAGAGTCGGATCCTGATCTTGAtcttacaaaaataatacaaactagGAAAAGACTGGCAAGCCTAGcaacaaaacccaaaagaaaagcaaaaaaatga
- the LOC114158922 gene encoding uncharacterized protein LOC114158922, producing the protein MVTSLAIVKKRLCCVLQDPPGVQLYVSVKVVVLNGIRLNKYKCQRGSNSLEGLHSHLYNAIPSQRCGVMQFQVYLIAFAVQWNNRMESLRVAGGHGRQTWFMDPRQIQRMNQQAEVLFGREHVLESNFVAPMPYPAEYKDPDEEELLGVEYAMCQSTSFAAKDYYAQQVEEEQSRDEEETAEQSDEEEELADEGVDVRRESEEDPMDAVSGKHAILTRSEQVEEEDSPALQDVLMTQSHLQLPGLQEVEDLALLLLQLADDTDRHLVPADLRVKIASAVSALHEHDRSVANFVKQYESRWGYTLFGQCLGANTPETRAAQKTKFSRMRYPQAARVTENSRLLYLIIKMLKNRPPACRLTSPTRITAAIKGQYKRIVDRVGDDAILNSLSIPLPNLNSKSISTFIAREEKKANFRATVIPKVKFHRRVLSDTPMPAAPTLPASLPAPSRPQVQYLSLPHVAGERHGQKQRLGEPQRNIQPKPPVAAYIPPKLSAAPVLLVVPAQPQPPSMMLCGTSSGQSFVPSAPPPAPTARPTKPHKSLRPCGACKIPQCGGQKKRYTPSKNKTAGSSQKIFTFCPATRRSTTSGFEGIVYDSFEHFKKFVDSELEKKQTN; encoded by the exons ATGGTGACAAGCCTGGCCATAGTAAAGAAGCGACTGTGCTGTGTTTTACAGGATCCCCCTGGCGTGCAGCTGTATGTGTCTGTGAAGGTGGTGGTGCTCAACGGCATTCGCCTCAACAAGTACAAGTGTCAGCGGGGCAGCAACTCCCTGGAGGGTTTGCACTCACACCTGTACAACGCCATTCCCTCGCAGAGATGCGGAGTTATGCAGTTCCAA GTTTATCTGATTGCGTTTGCGGTGCAGTGGAACAACCGGATGGAGTCCCTCAGGGTTGCAGGTGGACACGGCCGGCAGACCTGGTTCATGGACCCGCGGCAGATTCAACGCATGAATCAGCAGGCTGAGGTGCTGTTTGGTAGAGAGCATGTCCTCGAATCCAACTTTGTTGCTCCGATGCCCTACCCTGCTGAGTACAAAGACCCAGACGAGGAAGAGCTTCTTGGGGTGGAGTACGCCATGTGTCAGTCGACCAGCTTTGCTGCAAAAGATTACTACGCCCAGCAAG TTGAAGAAGAGCAGAGCCGTGACGAAGAGGAGACGGCTGAACAGagcgatgaagaggaggagctggCAGATGAAGGTGTGGACGTGCGCAGAGAGTCAGAGGAGGATCCGATGGACGCCGTCAGTGGGAAACACGCCATCCTCACTCGGTCAGAgcaggtggaggaagaggacagcCCTGCCCTGCAGGATGTCCTCATGACTCAGAGCCACCTGCAGCTTCCTGGGCTGCAGGAAGTGGAAGACTTGGCCTTGCTCCTTCTCCAGCTGGCCGATGACACAGACCGCCACCTGGTGCCGGCCGACCTCAGGGTGAAGATTGCCTCTGCTGTCAGTGCTTTGCATGAGCACGACAGGTCAGTTGCCAACTTTGTAAAACAATACGAGTCTCGCTGGGGCTACACCCTGTTCGGCCAATGCCTGGGAGCCAACACACCTGAGACCAGAGCGGCCCAAAAGACAAAGTTTTCTCGGATGAGGTACCCTCAGGCGGCACGTGTTACTGAAAACAGCCGTCTGTTGTACCTCATCATTAAGATGCTCAAGAACCGGCCGCCGGCCTGTCGTCTCACCTCCCCCACCAGGATTACCGCAGCGATCAAAGGGCAGTACAAACGCATTGTAGACCGAGTCGGAGACGACGCCATCCTCAACAGTCTCTCCATTCCTTTACCAAACTTGAACTCAAAATCCATCTCCACCTTCATTGCACGAGAGGAGAAGAAGGCTAACTTCAGGGCGACTGTCATCCCTAAGGTGAAGTTCCACCGCAGAGTGCTGTCTGACACACCAATGCCAGCCGCTCCAACGCTCCCAGCTTCCCTGCCAGCTCCAAGCCGACCTCAGGTCCAGTACCTGAGCCTTCCTCATGTGGCTGGGGAAAGGCATGGCCAGAAGCAGAG gTTAGGAGAACCACAGCGGAACATCCAGCCCAAACCCCCTGTGGCCGCTTACATCCCCCCCAAATTGTCTGCAGCCCCGGTCCTGCTTGTGGTTCCTGCTCAGCCACAGCCGCCGTCTATGATGCTCTGCGGAACCTCCAGCGGCCAGAGCTTCGTACCTTCAGCTCCACCTCCTGCGCCGACAGCCAGGCCAACCAAGCCTCATAAATCCTTGAGGCCTTGCGGGGCCTGCAAAATACCCCAGTGTGGTGGACAGAAGAAGCGATACACaccctccaaaaacaaaactgctggaagtagccaaaaaatatttaccttttgCCCAGCAACTAGGAGATCCACCACTTCTGGTTTTGAAGGCATTGTTTACGACAGCTTTGAGCATTTCAAGAAGTTTGTAGACAGTGAACttgaaaagaaacagacaaactaa
- the LOC114153264 gene encoding uncharacterized protein LOC114153264, whose translation MTNSYTLLTEKLRCPYCEKVRRVASEPHGDTEDVGGCREQHYIWLAHSPKILMNLTPAVRSMFPAILCGKWAVDKGVVTLLNDRVNSVSMSKVQRLLQQGHDEWYVERRDLYQTLLYEAHVAGDVSSQKSILPFAKAAGTYTPPPPRIPLPCARVLRRAHMIMEMEKMPVYRASILSVTGEILCINGTKKVLKKIYGDGQGTMQYVTSVLNQWGQFLTTVVVAAESEGCYRRMAKGLMARFDRAGAPAPKIIYADSNCCRDSGSSFLENLFADWVQKGTVVRLDIRHWLHRWDAVVIKQSHAKYGVFMSALAGAMLAYNRDDMMLLIQAVRQGNLELYSRLSDEDMMAFLKPHQIRSYVRRITRGVEETASAIESIIAELKGPAGLDIDGIHLFKSAQAVDAHWATASKHLSCMQVGKPFCTNHCKTDKLLLHSLIGCHN comes from the exons ATGACCAACAGCTACACCCTGTTGACGGAGAAGCTGAGGTGTCCGTACTGCGAAAAGGTGAGGCGGGTGGCGAGCGAGCCGCACGGCGACACCGAAGACGTGGGTGGTTGTCGTGAGCAGCACTACATCTGGCTGGCGCACAGTCCCAAGATCCTGATGAACCTGACTCCAGCTGTCAGAAGCATGTTTCCTGCCATACTGTGTGGAAAGTGGGCTGTGGACAAGGGCGTGGTCACTCTCCTGAACGACCGGGTCAACAGCGTCTCAATGAGCAAGGTGCAGAGGCTGCTGCAGCAGGGCCATGACGAGTGGTATGTGGAGCGACGCGACCTGTACCAGACGCTGCTGTATGAAGCCCATGTCGCTGGAGACGTGTCGTCTCAGAAGAGCATCCTGCCCTTCGCGAAGGCCGCTGGTACCTACACGCCTCCTCCGCCCCGCATCCCGCTGCCCTGCGCCCGTGTGCTGAGGCGAGCGCACATGATCATGGAGATGGAGAAGATGCCCGTGTACAGAGCCTCGATCCTCAGTGTGACAGGAGAAATCCTCTGCATTAACGGAACCAAAAAG gtcCTCAAGAAGATATATGGCGACGGCCAGGGCACCATGCAGTACGTCACCAGCGTGCTGAACCAGTGGGGCCAGTTCCTGACCACAGTGGTGGTAGCGGCAGAGTCTGAGGGCTGCTACAGGCGCATGGCCAAAGGTCTGATGGCCCGCTTTGACCGAGCTGGAGCTCCTGCACCCAAAATCATATATGCAGATAGCAACTGTTGTCG AGACAGTGGTTCATCCTTCCTGGAGAACCTCTTTGCAGACTGGGTGCAGAAGGGGACGGTGGTCAGACTGGACATTCGACACTGGCTCCACCGCTGGGACGCCGTTGTCATCAAGCAGAGCCACGCCAAATACGGGGTGTTCATGAGTGCCCTGGCAGGCGCGATGCTAGCCTACAACAGGGACGACATGATGCTGCTGATCCAGGCAGTCAGGCAGGGCAACCTGGAGCTCTACAGCAGGCTTTCAGACGAGGACATGATGGCCTTCCTCAAACCTCACCAGATAAGGTCCTACGTCAGACGCATCACCCGTGGGGTTGAG GAGACGGCGTCAGCGATTGAGTCCATCATCGCCGAGCTGAAGGGACCTGCGGGCCTCGACATCGACGGCATCCACCTGTTCAAGTCGGCGCAGGCGGTGGACGCTCACTGGGCCACCGCTAGCAAGCATCTCAGCTGCATGCAGGTGGGGAAACCCTTCTGCACTAATCACTGCAAAACTGACAAATTACTGTTGCATTCTCTGATTGGATGCCATAATTAA
- the LOC114134065 gene encoding zinc finger protein 787-like, translating to MELDGHKYSVCDRTFSVKSNLTRHMKLHGLKECLCEVSGRGFAQKQQLSSHLKQHLYPFLRLYRPGEAKLQCTVAAKAVAAAPSKAVDPTSLEPGKVEAAAKKAGGEMWRGLLVVTFGKYAGQTFRWLLENDVGLGDMAAL from the coding sequence ATGGAATTGGACGGCCACAAGTACAGCGTGTGTGACAGGACTTTCTCTGTGAAGTCCAACCTCACTCGGCACATGAAGCTTCATGGTCTGAAGGAGTGTCTGTGTGAGGTGAGTGGCAGAGGCTTCGCTCAGAAGCAGCAACTCAGCAGCCACCTGAAGCAGCACCTCTACCCTTTTCTCCGCCTCTACAGGCCAGGGGAGGCCAAGCTGCAGTGCACCGTTGCAGCCAAGGCTGTAGCAGCGGCCCCCTCCAAAGCAGTAGACCCCACCTCTCTGGAACCGGGAAAGGTGGAGGCTGCTGCTAAAAAAGCCGGTGGAGAAATGTGGAGAGGCCTGCTAGTTGTCACTTTTGGCAAATACGCAGGGCAAACTTTCAGGTGGCTGCTGGAGAACGACGTGGGGTTGGGTGACATGGCTGCTCTCTGA